In Candidatus Afararchaeum irisae, a genomic segment contains:
- a CDS encoding PIN domain-containing protein: protein MSVLIDTGVFYAHQNRSSSRHRRAKESLTTVLKGKYGEPYTTDYVYDEAVTLALRRTGEFSESMEISDRILNRDWISLEHVSKNDFEQGVEIFEKYSDQDLSFTDAVTVAVMRERSIDRVLSFDTDFDGIVERLEPSY from the coding sequence ATGTCGGTTCTGATAGACACGGGTGTGTTCTACGCTCACCAGAACCGGTCTTCGAGTCGTCACAGACGAGCCAAGGAATCTCTTACGACAGTCCTGAAAGGAAAGTACGGAGAGCCCTACACGACTGATTACGTCTATGACGAAGCCGTTACTCTCGCACTCAGACGAACCGGAGAGTTCTCGGAGTCGATGGAGATCTCGGACAGGATTCTCAACCGAGACTGGATAAGTCTGGAACACGTGTCGAAGAACGACTTCGAGCAAGGCGTCGAGATCTTCGAGAAGTACTCGGATCAAGATCTGTCTTTCACCGACGCTGTCACTGTCGCCGTGATGCGCGAGAGAAGTATTGACAGGGTTCTGAGCTTCGACACCGACTTCGACGGGATAGTCGAGAGACTAGAGCCGAGCTATTAA
- the argH gene encoding argininosuccinate lyase codes for MTDLVRRGRLSATDEDVTRFLSSFDSDDWIFEADIDVGRAHVVMLAEQGILDEDDAASILGALDEVEKEGFDALPEGHEDVHPAIEEAVIDRVGEDVGGRLHTARSRNDEVATCIRLRLREEILRLASSLIGLRESLVDRAEETSDWLVSGYTHLQRAQPTTVGHHLLAHAAAFERDVDRLLDVYRRVNRNPLGSAAFAGTGFGIDRHRTTELLGFDSPTRNSMDGVASRDFAVESASAASNAATNLSRLCEDIFLWSSSEFGFVELDDRYASSSSIMPQKKNPDTAELARGKTGTVHGALDSLLSITKGLPMAYNRDLQEATKHLWEAFETTRESVEVIAGAVETAEFDRDRAEESTREGFTGATELADLLVRETGMAFRTAHHIVGEVAAEYDDGDGDVSGEDVEEVGREITGERLGVDDEKIREALDPRKNVETRDSYGGPGEVETAVEEFRESVDSDLDRLNKTEEDLQTSRENLSDAAEEIKNDS; via the coding sequence ATGACCGATCTAGTCAGACGTGGACGTCTGTCTGCGACCGACGAGGACGTGACACGGTTCCTGTCGTCTTTCGACTCCGACGACTGGATATTCGAGGCAGACATAGACGTAGGACGCGCCCACGTAGTGATGCTCGCCGAACAGGGAATACTCGACGAGGACGACGCGGCGTCGATACTCGGTGCACTCGACGAGGTCGAAAAAGAGGGATTCGACGCTCTCCCCGAGGGACACGAGGACGTACATCCCGCGATAGAGGAAGCCGTGATAGACAGAGTCGGAGAGGACGTCGGTGGACGTCTCCATACCGCACGTTCGCGCAACGACGAGGTCGCGACGTGTATCCGTCTCCGTCTGAGAGAAGAGATACTCCGTCTCGCTTCTTCGCTCATCGGTCTCCGTGAGTCTCTCGTCGACCGCGCCGAGGAGACCTCAGACTGGCTCGTCTCGGGTTACACACATCTCCAGCGTGCACAGCCCACGACGGTCGGACACCATCTCCTCGCCCACGCCGCGGCTTTCGAGAGGGACGTCGACCGCCTCCTCGACGTATACCGAAGGGTCAACCGGAATCCTCTCGGAAGTGCCGCCTTCGCGGGGACGGGCTTCGGGATAGACAGACACAGAACGACTGAGCTTCTCGGATTCGACTCGCCGACACGTAACTCGATGGACGGGGTAGCGTCACGTGACTTCGCGGTCGAGTCGGCGAGCGCAGCCTCGAACGCGGCTACGAACCTTTCACGTCTCTGTGAGGATATCTTCCTCTGGAGCTCGTCGGAGTTCGGATTCGTCGAGTTGGACGACAGGTACGCGAGTAGTTCGAGCATAATGCCACAGAAGAAGAACCCCGACACTGCGGAGCTAGCGAGGGGCAAGACGGGAACCGTACACGGCGCGCTCGACTCGCTTCTGTCTATAACCAAGGGACTCCCGATGGCGTACAACCGTGACCTCCAGGAGGCTACCAAGCATCTCTGGGAGGCGTTCGAGACGACACGTGAGAGCGTAGAGGTGATCGCGGGAGCCGTAGAGACCGCCGAGTTCGACCGCGACCGCGCCGAGGAGAGTACACGAGAGGGATTCACGGGAGCGACTGAGCTCGCCGATCTTCTGGTTCGTGAGACGGGGATGGCTTTCCGTACCGCACACCACATAGTCGGAGAAGTAGCCGCGGAGTACGACGACGGTGACGGTGACGTGAGTGGCGAGGATGTCGAGGAGGTCGGACGTGAGATTACGGGAGAGAGACTCGGAGTAGACGACGAGAAGATACGTGAGGCACTCGACCCGCGTAAGAACGTCGAGACACGTGACTCGTACGGCGGTCCGGGTGAGGTAGAGACCGCGGTAGAGGAGTTCCGCGAGTCTGTAGACTCCGACTTGGACAGATTGAATAAGACAGAGGAAGACCTCCAGACATCCAGAGAAAACCTCTCAGACGCAGCCGAGGAGATAAAAAATGACAGCTAA
- a CDS encoding type IV pilin N-terminal domain-containing protein produces the protein MAQKNRNGADDAVSPVIGVILMVAITVILAAVIGTFVLGLGGQVQQNAQAGVTFEQSSSGQVNITLNSVQRADTIYVNWGNGTTHEAWGSPSSSIGDTFHSGGTLSSGTQVVVIGEVDGSNSTIQSYTVK, from the coding sequence ATGGCACAAAAGAACAGGAACGGGGCGGACGACGCCGTCTCGCCGGTTATCGGTGTGATACTGATGGTAGCTATCACCGTGATACTCGCGGCGGTCATCGGAACGTTCGTCCTCGGACTCGGTGGACAGGTACAGCAGAACGCTCAGGCAGGTGTGACGTTTGAGCAATCAAGTAGTGGTCAGGTTAATATAACTCTAAATTCCGTTCAAAGGGCTGACACTATATATGTTAACTGGGGAAATGGCACTACACATGAAGCTTGGGGTAGTCCTAGTTCTAGTATAGGAGATACATTCCATAGCGGTGGTACACTCAGTTCAGGTACACAAGTAGTTGTCATTGGAGAAGTCGACGGCTCGAACTCGACTATCCAGTCGTACACAGTCAAATAA
- the gatD gene encoding Glu-tRNA(Gln) amidotransferase subunit GatD, giving the protein MTAKAKEGDTVRVESEGEEFEGILLPSSDDEHLVVKIEGGYNVGIDRENAEIEVIDEGEEVSQKSETEKSEDEEETEVVFEDDLPTVSLISTGGTIASTVDYRTGAVTAQFDAEDVLRAVPDLAGLANYRGRVVSNILSENMTPEHWQELARAVRDEIESGADGVVVMHGTDTMQHTASALAFMLDSPVPVVFVGSQRSADRPSSDNVVNAVCAVEAAKSDIAEVLVCMHADESDHRCALHRATRVRKNHTSRRDAFETVGRKPLGEIEYETGEITTRREYDERGENELRLEDDLNTDVELVKYTPGSDGEILDFYSEKDGVVLEGTGLGHVKSDWVEKIDGLDPVFVMTSQCIEGRVCDRVYDTGRDLLEAGVVEAGDSLPETAYVKLMWVLANTDDPESAMEESLAGEITETSRPWR; this is encoded by the coding sequence ATGACAGCTAAGGCTAAGGAAGGAGACACGGTCAGAGTAGAGAGCGAGGGCGAGGAGTTCGAGGGAATACTCCTGCCGTCGTCGGACGACGAACATCTCGTGGTCAAGATCGAAGGAGGCTACAACGTCGGAATAGACCGCGAGAATGCGGAGATCGAGGTCATAGACGAAGGTGAGGAGGTCAGCCAGAAGTCAGAGACAGAGAAGTCGGAGGACGAAGAAGAGACAGAGGTCGTATTCGAGGACGACCTTCCCACAGTCTCATTAATATCTACGGGCGGTACGATAGCCTCGACCGTCGACTACCGCACCGGAGCCGTCACGGCACAGTTCGACGCCGAGGACGTCCTGAGAGCCGTCCCTGACCTCGCGGGACTCGCCAACTACAGGGGACGTGTCGTCTCGAACATACTCAGCGAGAACATGACTCCCGAACACTGGCAGGAGCTAGCGCGTGCTGTCAGGGACGAGATAGAGTCGGGTGCCGACGGCGTCGTGGTTATGCACGGCACAGACACGATGCAGCACACCGCGAGCGCGCTCGCGTTCATGCTCGACAGCCCGGTTCCTGTCGTCTTCGTGGGGTCACAGAGGTCGGCTGACCGTCCTTCGAGTGACAACGTCGTCAACGCAGTCTGTGCAGTCGAAGCGGCGAAGTCGGACATAGCCGAGGTTCTCGTCTGTATGCACGCCGACGAGAGCGACCACAGATGTGCTCTCCACAGGGCGACGAGGGTCAGGAAGAACCACACGAGCCGACGTGACGCCTTCGAGACAGTCGGTAGGAAGCCGCTCGGCGAAATAGAGTACGAGACGGGTGAGATAACTACGAGGAGGGAGTACGACGAGAGAGGTGAGAACGAACTCCGGCTTGAGGACGACCTCAACACCGACGTCGAACTCGTGAAGTACACGCCAGGAAGCGACGGCGAGATACTCGACTTCTACTCCGAGAAGGACGGTGTGGTTCTTGAGGGAACAGGACTCGGACACGTCAAGTCGGACTGGGTCGAGAAGATCGACGGACTCGACCCCGTCTTCGTTATGACGTCACAGTGTATCGAGGGACGTGTCTGTGACAGGGTCTACGACACGGGACGTGACCTCTTGGAGGCGGGAGTCGTCGAGGCGGGCGACAGTCTCCCCGAGACGGCATACGTCAAGCTGATGTGGGTTCTGGCTAACACAGACGACCCCGAGTCTGCGATGGAGGAGAGCCTCGCGGGAGAGATCACCGAGACATCACGTCCATGGAGATAG
- a CDS encoding DUF6516 family protein, with the protein MEIDEEETPNRIEFPDGFVEYRFTSVPKSDRFPRGVKYGFQYVHDGTRILRYDNSHGVHERHYADLDDPEIIEWSGSVEEHLERFFEEVEEIRNRDDTEV; encoded by the coding sequence ATGGAGATAGATGAAGAAGAAACACCTAACCGTATCGAATTCCCCGACGGATTTGTCGAGTACCGGTTCACCTCGGTGCCCAAAAGCGACAGATTCCCGAGAGGGGTGAAGTACGGCTTTCAGTACGTACACGACGGTACGAGGATACTGAGATACGACAACAGTCACGGAGTCCACGAGCGACACTACGCTGACCTCGACGATCCCGAAATTATAGAGTGGTCGGGGTCGGTGGAGGAACATCTGGAGAGGTTCTTCGAGGAGGTCGAAGAGATCAGGAACCGAGACGACACGGAGGTGTAA
- a CDS encoding GNAT family N-acetyltransferase, whose amino-acid sequence MEIGIRDARPEDREDVLGFASETWDGWDYIPEVWEDWLEEGDLLVGDVEGTVVGVIHLVGVSEDEAWIEGLRVDPDYRREGVATRLVEAAEERAREGGRQVIRCMVFGSNSVGHELFEDLGFGHVASLRHARAFGFPYSTSLERDENEEFADVVEGTEAHEEMGGLYVCDWRAASLGTSLEDVDFDPLYLRDEDGETVGACLPTGVRVNTTEEDDRDEVVMGFAWAKTRYITDLGLQMRTEARVEDADDVLAFVPDDSDYVNSLESAGYEVSDAVSVYEKLV is encoded by the coding sequence ATGGAGATAGGGATCAGAGACGCTCGTCCCGAGGACCGAGAAGACGTACTCGGATTCGCCTCGGAGACCTGGGACGGCTGGGACTACATACCCGAAGTCTGGGAAGACTGGCTCGAAGAAGGCGACCTACTCGTAGGAGACGTCGAAGGCACAGTCGTCGGTGTGATACATCTCGTCGGGGTCTCGGAGGACGAGGCTTGGATAGAGGGGCTACGGGTCGATCCCGACTACAGGCGCGAGGGTGTGGCGACACGTCTCGTTGAGGCAGCCGAGGAGAGGGCACGCGAAGGAGGAAGACAGGTCATCCGGTGTATGGTCTTCGGGTCGAACAGCGTCGGACACGAGCTCTTCGAGGATCTCGGCTTCGGACACGTCGCGTCTCTGAGACACGCGAGAGCCTTCGGATTTCCTTACTCGACGAGTCTGGAGAGAGACGAGAACGAGGAGTTCGCCGACGTCGTCGAGGGAACCGAAGCCCACGAGGAGATGGGCGGTCTCTACGTATGTGACTGGCGGGCGGCGAGTCTCGGAACCAGCCTCGAAGACGTCGACTTCGACCCTCTCTACCTCCGCGACGAGGACGGCGAGACTGTCGGAGCGTGTCTTCCGACGGGAGTCCGTGTCAACACGACAGAGGAGGACGACCGCGACGAAGTCGTGATGGGGTTTGCGTGGGCGAAGACACGGTACATAACCGACCTCGGTCTACAGATGAGAACCGAGGCGCGTGTCGAGGACGCCGACGACGTCCTCGCGTTCGTTCCCGACGACTCCGACTACGTTAACTCGCTTGAGTCAGCGGGATACGAGGTCTCAGACGCCGTGTCCGTCTACGAGAAGTTGGTTTAA